One segment of Dermochelys coriacea isolate rDerCor1 chromosome 5, rDerCor1.pri.v4, whole genome shotgun sequence DNA contains the following:
- the LOC122460406 gene encoding complement factor H-like isoform X1: protein MALQVSALALLLALPPVLSAQGAGLPSSSRPKTPDTCRREGAWTTKVTFPSELTAFPMNGTVLVICTEKPESGTFPAKCTELKDRGAVWDISGVQCLRMCNDWVRQVDFDPAQTEFGVGAEGRVTCRQQFQQNSFNVTCRETESGHFEWELGAHKCVRKCKIFQTWDSRLQFSPKRQFYSPGESVTLSCSEGYRPSPPVIECVRNGSLSVWSETPTCQGVCTTAGNWPPSVSAVSARTEFAVGERVWVTCLQEQYEGRSAWMQCTERPGRVEWDTSHVSCVEKCPKPSWASALRFAPDKIYYSREEPVTLSCPEAFKPSHPMITCTGQGNRSVWNEIATCLEKCEIRKPWDSRLQFSPKRQFYSPSESVTLSCSEGYRPSPPVIECVRNGSLSVWSETPTCQGVCTTAGNWPPSVSAVSARTEFAVGERVWVTCLQEQYEGRSAWMQCTERPGRVEWDTSHVSCVEKCPKPSWASALRFAPDKIYYSREEPVTLSCPEAFEPSHPMITCTGQGNRSVWNEIATCLEKCKAPETRDTRVQFALEQQFYSQGDLVKWSCPAGYRPSQPMIRCTRHWNQSVWSGTATCTGVCTTAGNWPPSVSAVSARTEFAVGERVWVTCLQEQYEGRSAWMQCTERPGRVEWDMSHVSCVEKCPRPQWDPRLRFVPDWPFYGQNEQTRLSCSGGVPGFALCDQMCEMESDPELLGSVGPGHMAPYQRERYLCGDPPDHPRGPGDFTHHHQTALDL from the exons ACAcgtgcaggagggagggagcctgGACCACGAAGGTGACGTTTCCCTCCGAGCTGACGGCGTTTCCGATGAATGGCACGGTGCTGGTGATATGCACTGAGAAGCCTGAATCCGGGACGTTCCCTGCAAAATGCACAGAGCTGAAGGACCGCGGGGCAGTCTGGGATATCAGCGGAGTCCAGTGTCTCA GGATGTGCAATGATTGGGTGAGGCAGGTGGATTTTGACCCTGCACAGACGGAGTTCGGCGTCGGGGCCGAGGGTCGGGTGACCTGTCGTCAGCAGTTCCAGCAGAACTCGTTCAATGTGACGTGCAGAGAGACAGAGTCGGGGCACTTCGAATGGGAACTGGGTGCACACAAGTGTGTCA gaaaatgtaaaatattccaaACCTGGGACTCCAGATTGCAGTTTTCCCCCAAGAGGCAGTTCTACTCCCCGGGTGAATCGGTGACGCTGAGCTGCTCTGAGGGGTATCGGCCATCACCACCTGTGATTGAATGTGTCAGAAATGGGAGCCTGTCTGTCTGGAGTGAGACACCCACCTGCCAGG GGGTTTGTACGACGGCAGGAAACTGGCCCCCGTCGGTCTCTGCTGTGTCCGCACGGACAGAGTTTGCCGTTGGCGAGAGGGTTTGGGTGACCTGCCTCCAGGAGCAGTACGAGGGGCGCTCGGCTTGGATGCAGTGTACGGAGAGGCCTGGGCGCGTGGAGTGGGACACGAGCCACGTGAGCTGTGTGG AAAAGTGCCCCAAACCCAGCTGGGCCTCAGCTCTGCGGTTCGCACCGGACAAGATATATTATAGCAGGGAGGAGCCAGTCACCCTGAGCTGCCCTGAGGCGTTCAAACCCTCGCATCCCATGATCACATGTACCGGACAGGGGAACCGGAGCGTCTGGAATGAGATTGCTACCTGCCTGG AAAAATGTGAAATACGAAAACCCTGGGACTCCAGATTGCAGTTTTCCCCCAAGAGGCAGTTCTACTCCCCGAGTGAATCGGTGACGCTGAGCTGCTCTGAGGGGTATCGGCCATCACCACCTGTGATTGAATGTGTCAGAAATGGGAGCCTGTCTGTCTGGAGTGAGACACCCACCTGCCAGG GGGTTTGTACGACGGCAGGAAACTGGCCCCCGTCGGTCTCTGCTGTGTCCGCACGGACAGAGTTTGCCGTTGGCGAGAGGGTTTGGGTGACCTGCCTCCAGGAGCAGTACGAGGGGCGCTCGGCTTGGATGCAGTGTACGGAGAGGCCTGGGCGCGTGGAGTGGGACACGAGCCACGTGAGCTGTGTGG AAAAGTGCCCCAAACCCAGCTGGGCCTCAGCTCTGCGGTTCGCACCGGACAAGATATATTATAGCAGGGAGGAGCCAGTCACCCTGAGCTGCCCTGAGGCGTTCGAACCCTCGCATCCCATGATCACATGTACCGGACAGGGGAACCGGAGCGTCTGGAATGAGATTGCTACCTGCCTGG AAAAGTGTAAAGCTCCAGAAACGAGGGACACCAGGGTCCAGTTCGCCCTTGAGCAGCAGTTTTACAGCCAAGGGGACTTGGTGAAATGGAGCTGCCCTGCGGGGTACCGACCCTCACAGCCTATGATCAGATGCACTAGACACTGGAACCAGAGTGTCTGGAGTGGGACTGCCACCTGCACTG gggTTTGTACGACGGCAGGAAACTGGCCCCCGTCGGTCTCTGCTGTGTCCGCACGGACAGAGTTTGCCGTTGGCGAGAGGGTTTGGGTGACCTGCCTCCAGGAGCAGTACGAGGGGCGCTCGGCTTGGATGCAGTGTACGGAGAGGCCTGGGCGCGTGGAGTGGGACATGAGCCACGTGAGCTGTGTGG AGAAATGCCCCAGGCCCCAGTGGGACCCCAGACTCCGGTTTGTGCCAGACTGGCCGTTTTATGGCCAGAATGAACAGACGAGGCTGAGCTGCTCTGGGGGGGTCCCAGGCTTCGCTCTCTGTGATCAGATGTGTGAGATGGAGTCGGACCCGGAATTACTGGGCAGTGTGGGACCGGGGCACATGGCGCCCTACCAGAGGGAACGTTACCTGTGCGG TGACCCCCCGGATCATCCCAGGGGCCCTGGAGATTTCACCCACCACCATCAAACTGCGCTGGACTTGTGA
- the LOC122460406 gene encoding complement factor H-like isoform X2, with the protein MALQVSALALLLALPPVLSAQGAGLPSSSRPKTPDTCRREGAWTTKVTFPSELTAFPMNGTVLVICTEKPESGTFPAKCTELKDRGAVWDISGVQCLRMCNDWVRQVDFDPAQTEFGVGAEGRVTCRQQFQQNSFNVTCRETESGHFEWELGAHKCVRKCKIFQTWDSRLQFSPKRQFYSPGESVTLSCSEGYRPSPPVIECVRNGSLSVWSETPTCQGVCTTAGNWPPSVSAVSARTEFAVGERVWVTCLQEQYEGRSAWMQCTERPGRVEWDTSHVSCVEKCPKPSWASALRFAPDKIYYSREEPVTLSCPEAFKPSHPMITCTGQGNRSVWNEIATCLGVCTTAGNWPPSVSAVSARTEFAVGERVWVTCLQEQYEGRSAWMQCTERPGRVEWDTSHVSCVEKCPKPSWASALRFAPDKIYYSREEPVTLSCPEAFEPSHPMITCTGQGNRSVWNEIATCLEKCKAPETRDTRVQFALEQQFYSQGDLVKWSCPAGYRPSQPMIRCTRHWNQSVWSGTATCTGVCTTAGNWPPSVSAVSARTEFAVGERVWVTCLQEQYEGRSAWMQCTERPGRVEWDMSHVSCVEKCPRPQWDPRLRFVPDWPFYGQNEQTRLSCSGGVPGFALCDQMCEMESDPELLGSVGPGHMAPYQRERYLCGDPPDHPRGPGDFTHHHQTALDL; encoded by the exons ACAcgtgcaggagggagggagcctgGACCACGAAGGTGACGTTTCCCTCCGAGCTGACGGCGTTTCCGATGAATGGCACGGTGCTGGTGATATGCACTGAGAAGCCTGAATCCGGGACGTTCCCTGCAAAATGCACAGAGCTGAAGGACCGCGGGGCAGTCTGGGATATCAGCGGAGTCCAGTGTCTCA GGATGTGCAATGATTGGGTGAGGCAGGTGGATTTTGACCCTGCACAGACGGAGTTCGGCGTCGGGGCCGAGGGTCGGGTGACCTGTCGTCAGCAGTTCCAGCAGAACTCGTTCAATGTGACGTGCAGAGAGACAGAGTCGGGGCACTTCGAATGGGAACTGGGTGCACACAAGTGTGTCA gaaaatgtaaaatattccaaACCTGGGACTCCAGATTGCAGTTTTCCCCCAAGAGGCAGTTCTACTCCCCGGGTGAATCGGTGACGCTGAGCTGCTCTGAGGGGTATCGGCCATCACCACCTGTGATTGAATGTGTCAGAAATGGGAGCCTGTCTGTCTGGAGTGAGACACCCACCTGCCAGG GGGTTTGTACGACGGCAGGAAACTGGCCCCCGTCGGTCTCTGCTGTGTCCGCACGGACAGAGTTTGCCGTTGGCGAGAGGGTTTGGGTGACCTGCCTCCAGGAGCAGTACGAGGGGCGCTCGGCTTGGATGCAGTGTACGGAGAGGCCTGGGCGCGTGGAGTGGGACACGAGCCACGTGAGCTGTGTGG AAAAGTGCCCCAAACCCAGCTGGGCCTCAGCTCTGCGGTTCGCACCGGACAAGATATATTATAGCAGGGAGGAGCCAGTCACCCTGAGCTGCCCTGAGGCGTTCAAACCCTCGCATCCCATGATCACATGTACCGGACAGGGGAACCGGAGCGTCTGGAATGAGATTGCTACCTGCCTGG GGGTTTGTACGACGGCAGGAAACTGGCCCCCGTCGGTCTCTGCTGTGTCCGCACGGACAGAGTTTGCCGTTGGCGAGAGGGTTTGGGTGACCTGCCTCCAGGAGCAGTACGAGGGGCGCTCGGCTTGGATGCAGTGTACGGAGAGGCCTGGGCGCGTGGAGTGGGACACGAGCCACGTGAGCTGTGTGG AAAAGTGCCCCAAACCCAGCTGGGCCTCAGCTCTGCGGTTCGCACCGGACAAGATATATTATAGCAGGGAGGAGCCAGTCACCCTGAGCTGCCCTGAGGCGTTCGAACCCTCGCATCCCATGATCACATGTACCGGACAGGGGAACCGGAGCGTCTGGAATGAGATTGCTACCTGCCTGG AAAAGTGTAAAGCTCCAGAAACGAGGGACACCAGGGTCCAGTTCGCCCTTGAGCAGCAGTTTTACAGCCAAGGGGACTTGGTGAAATGGAGCTGCCCTGCGGGGTACCGACCCTCACAGCCTATGATCAGATGCACTAGACACTGGAACCAGAGTGTCTGGAGTGGGACTGCCACCTGCACTG gggTTTGTACGACGGCAGGAAACTGGCCCCCGTCGGTCTCTGCTGTGTCCGCACGGACAGAGTTTGCCGTTGGCGAGAGGGTTTGGGTGACCTGCCTCCAGGAGCAGTACGAGGGGCGCTCGGCTTGGATGCAGTGTACGGAGAGGCCTGGGCGCGTGGAGTGGGACATGAGCCACGTGAGCTGTGTGG AGAAATGCCCCAGGCCCCAGTGGGACCCCAGACTCCGGTTTGTGCCAGACTGGCCGTTTTATGGCCAGAATGAACAGACGAGGCTGAGCTGCTCTGGGGGGGTCCCAGGCTTCGCTCTCTGTGATCAGATGTGTGAGATGGAGTCGGACCCGGAATTACTGGGCAGTGTGGGACCGGGGCACATGGCGCCCTACCAGAGGGAACGTTACCTGTGCGG TGACCCCCCGGATCATCCCAGGGGCCCTGGAGATTTCACCCACCACCATCAAACTGCGCTGGACTTGTGA
- the LOC122460406 gene encoding complement factor H-like isoform X3 has protein sequence MALQVSALALLLALPPVLSAQGAGLPSSSRPKTPDTCRREGAWTTKVTFPSELTAFPMNGTVLVICTEKPESGTFPAKCTELKDRGAVWDISGVQCLRMCNDWVRQVDFDPAQTEFGVGAEGRVTCRQQFQQNSFNVTCRETESGHFEWELGAHKCVRKCKIFQTWDSRLQFSPKRQFYSPGESVTLSCSEGYRPSPPVIECVRNGSLSVWSETPTCQGVCTTAGNWPPSVSAVSARTEFAVGERVWVTCLQEQYEGRSAWMQCTERPGRVEWDTSHVSCVEKCPKPSWASALRFAPDKIYYSREEPVTLSCPEAFKPSHPMITCTGQGNRSVWNEIATCLEKCEIRKPWDSRLQFSPKRQFYSPSESVTLSCSEGYRPSPPVIECVRNGSLSVWSETPTCQGVCTTAGNWPPSVSAVSARTEFAVGERVWVTCLQEQYEGRSAWMQCTERPGRVEWDTSHVSCVEKCPKPSWASALRFAPDKIYYSREEPVTLSCPEAFEPSHPMITCTGQGNRSVWNEIATCLGVCTTAGNWPPSVSAVSARTEFAVGERVWVTCLQEQYEGRSAWMQCTERPGRVEWDMSHVSCVEKCPRPQWDPRLRFVPDWPFYGQNEQTRLSCSGGVPGFALCDQMCEMESDPELLGSVGPGHMAPYQRERYLCGDPPDHPRGPGDFTHHHQTALDL, from the exons ACAcgtgcaggagggagggagcctgGACCACGAAGGTGACGTTTCCCTCCGAGCTGACGGCGTTTCCGATGAATGGCACGGTGCTGGTGATATGCACTGAGAAGCCTGAATCCGGGACGTTCCCTGCAAAATGCACAGAGCTGAAGGACCGCGGGGCAGTCTGGGATATCAGCGGAGTCCAGTGTCTCA GGATGTGCAATGATTGGGTGAGGCAGGTGGATTTTGACCCTGCACAGACGGAGTTCGGCGTCGGGGCCGAGGGTCGGGTGACCTGTCGTCAGCAGTTCCAGCAGAACTCGTTCAATGTGACGTGCAGAGAGACAGAGTCGGGGCACTTCGAATGGGAACTGGGTGCACACAAGTGTGTCA gaaaatgtaaaatattccaaACCTGGGACTCCAGATTGCAGTTTTCCCCCAAGAGGCAGTTCTACTCCCCGGGTGAATCGGTGACGCTGAGCTGCTCTGAGGGGTATCGGCCATCACCACCTGTGATTGAATGTGTCAGAAATGGGAGCCTGTCTGTCTGGAGTGAGACACCCACCTGCCAGG GGGTTTGTACGACGGCAGGAAACTGGCCCCCGTCGGTCTCTGCTGTGTCCGCACGGACAGAGTTTGCCGTTGGCGAGAGGGTTTGGGTGACCTGCCTCCAGGAGCAGTACGAGGGGCGCTCGGCTTGGATGCAGTGTACGGAGAGGCCTGGGCGCGTGGAGTGGGACACGAGCCACGTGAGCTGTGTGG AAAAGTGCCCCAAACCCAGCTGGGCCTCAGCTCTGCGGTTCGCACCGGACAAGATATATTATAGCAGGGAGGAGCCAGTCACCCTGAGCTGCCCTGAGGCGTTCAAACCCTCGCATCCCATGATCACATGTACCGGACAGGGGAACCGGAGCGTCTGGAATGAGATTGCTACCTGCCTGG AAAAATGTGAAATACGAAAACCCTGGGACTCCAGATTGCAGTTTTCCCCCAAGAGGCAGTTCTACTCCCCGAGTGAATCGGTGACGCTGAGCTGCTCTGAGGGGTATCGGCCATCACCACCTGTGATTGAATGTGTCAGAAATGGGAGCCTGTCTGTCTGGAGTGAGACACCCACCTGCCAGG GGGTTTGTACGACGGCAGGAAACTGGCCCCCGTCGGTCTCTGCTGTGTCCGCACGGACAGAGTTTGCCGTTGGCGAGAGGGTTTGGGTGACCTGCCTCCAGGAGCAGTACGAGGGGCGCTCGGCTTGGATGCAGTGTACGGAGAGGCCTGGGCGCGTGGAGTGGGACACGAGCCACGTGAGCTGTGTGG AAAAGTGCCCCAAACCCAGCTGGGCCTCAGCTCTGCGGTTCGCACCGGACAAGATATATTATAGCAGGGAGGAGCCAGTCACCCTGAGCTGCCCTGAGGCGTTCGAACCCTCGCATCCCATGATCACATGTACCGGACAGGGGAACCGGAGCGTCTGGAATGAGATTGCTACCTGCCTGG gggTTTGTACGACGGCAGGAAACTGGCCCCCGTCGGTCTCTGCTGTGTCCGCACGGACAGAGTTTGCCGTTGGCGAGAGGGTTTGGGTGACCTGCCTCCAGGAGCAGTACGAGGGGCGCTCGGCTTGGATGCAGTGTACGGAGAGGCCTGGGCGCGTGGAGTGGGACATGAGCCACGTGAGCTGTGTGG AGAAATGCCCCAGGCCCCAGTGGGACCCCAGACTCCGGTTTGTGCCAGACTGGCCGTTTTATGGCCAGAATGAACAGACGAGGCTGAGCTGCTCTGGGGGGGTCCCAGGCTTCGCTCTCTGTGATCAGATGTGTGAGATGGAGTCGGACCCGGAATTACTGGGCAGTGTGGGACCGGGGCACATGGCGCCCTACCAGAGGGAACGTTACCTGTGCGG TGACCCCCCGGATCATCCCAGGGGCCCTGGAGATTTCACCCACCACCATCAAACTGCGCTGGACTTGTGA
- the LOC122460406 gene encoding complement factor H-like isoform X4 — protein MALQVSALALLLALPPVLSAQGAGLPSSSRPKTPDTCRREGAWTTKVTFPSELTAFPMNGTVLVICTEKPESGTFPAKCTELKDRGAVWDISGVQCLRMCNDWVRQVDFDPAQTEFGVGAEGRVTCRQQFQQNSFNVTCRETESGHFEWELGAHKCVRKCKIFQTWDSRLQFSPKRQFYSPGESVTLSCSEGYRPSPPVIECVRNGSLSVWSETPTCQGVCTTAGNWPPSVSAVSARTEFAVGERVWVTCLQEQYEGRSAWMQCTERPGRVEWDTSHVSCVEKCPKPSWASALRFAPDKIYYSREEPVTLSCPEAFKPSHPMITCTGQGNRSVWNEIATCLEKCEIRKPWDSRLQFSPKRQFYSPSESVTLSCSEGYRPSPPVIECVRNGSLSVWSETPTCQGVCTTAGNWPPSVSAVSARTEFAVGERVWVTCLQEQYEGRSAWMQCTERPGRVEWDTSHVSCVEKCPRPQWDPRLRFVPDWPFYGQNEQTRLSCSGGVPGFALCDQMCEMESDPELLGSVGPGHMAPYQRERYLCGDPPDHPRGPGDFTHHHQTALDL, from the exons ACAcgtgcaggagggagggagcctgGACCACGAAGGTGACGTTTCCCTCCGAGCTGACGGCGTTTCCGATGAATGGCACGGTGCTGGTGATATGCACTGAGAAGCCTGAATCCGGGACGTTCCCTGCAAAATGCACAGAGCTGAAGGACCGCGGGGCAGTCTGGGATATCAGCGGAGTCCAGTGTCTCA GGATGTGCAATGATTGGGTGAGGCAGGTGGATTTTGACCCTGCACAGACGGAGTTCGGCGTCGGGGCCGAGGGTCGGGTGACCTGTCGTCAGCAGTTCCAGCAGAACTCGTTCAATGTGACGTGCAGAGAGACAGAGTCGGGGCACTTCGAATGGGAACTGGGTGCACACAAGTGTGTCA gaaaatgtaaaatattccaaACCTGGGACTCCAGATTGCAGTTTTCCCCCAAGAGGCAGTTCTACTCCCCGGGTGAATCGGTGACGCTGAGCTGCTCTGAGGGGTATCGGCCATCACCACCTGTGATTGAATGTGTCAGAAATGGGAGCCTGTCTGTCTGGAGTGAGACACCCACCTGCCAGG GGGTTTGTACGACGGCAGGAAACTGGCCCCCGTCGGTCTCTGCTGTGTCCGCACGGACAGAGTTTGCCGTTGGCGAGAGGGTTTGGGTGACCTGCCTCCAGGAGCAGTACGAGGGGCGCTCGGCTTGGATGCAGTGTACGGAGAGGCCTGGGCGCGTGGAGTGGGACACGAGCCACGTGAGCTGTGTGG AAAAGTGCCCCAAACCCAGCTGGGCCTCAGCTCTGCGGTTCGCACCGGACAAGATATATTATAGCAGGGAGGAGCCAGTCACCCTGAGCTGCCCTGAGGCGTTCAAACCCTCGCATCCCATGATCACATGTACCGGACAGGGGAACCGGAGCGTCTGGAATGAGATTGCTACCTGCCTGG AAAAATGTGAAATACGAAAACCCTGGGACTCCAGATTGCAGTTTTCCCCCAAGAGGCAGTTCTACTCCCCGAGTGAATCGGTGACGCTGAGCTGCTCTGAGGGGTATCGGCCATCACCACCTGTGATTGAATGTGTCAGAAATGGGAGCCTGTCTGTCTGGAGTGAGACACCCACCTGCCAGG GGGTTTGTACGACGGCAGGAAACTGGCCCCCGTCGGTCTCTGCTGTGTCCGCACGGACAGAGTTTGCCGTTGGCGAGAGGGTTTGGGTGACCTGCCTCCAGGAGCAGTACGAGGGGCGCTCGGCTTGGATGCAGTGTACGGAGAGGCCTGGGCGCGTGGAGTGGGACACGAGCCACGTGAGCTGTGTGG AGAAATGCCCCAGGCCCCAGTGGGACCCCAGACTCCGGTTTGTGCCAGACTGGCCGTTTTATGGCCAGAATGAACAGACGAGGCTGAGCTGCTCTGGGGGGGTCCCAGGCTTCGCTCTCTGTGATCAGATGTGTGAGATGGAGTCGGACCCGGAATTACTGGGCAGTGTGGGACCGGGGCACATGGCGCCCTACCAGAGGGAACGTTACCTGTGCGG TGACCCCCCGGATCATCCCAGGGGCCCTGGAGATTTCACCCACCACCATCAAACTGCGCTGGACTTGTGA